The genomic segment agatgagaagatcgtcccttattctgaccatctggccttatatttctgtttgggtgtcacacggtgtcctgagacaggtagagggttgtggagactgaattccagcctattagaggatccttctgtgcagaggcaggttcactctcttatacagggtcaactagagagggtggacttctatgatgatatggccgcctggtgggaggatgtcaaggatgagatcagaaccctcttaaagagactgtcagttataaaggggaagagtaagtatggccagtatctcaagctgcgcaaagaattggagtcactgtattcggcgggtggggaccaacaaaggatagaccggctgaaatctgagataaggcagtatcagtacagcaggtatacctccctggttcttgaacgggattatgggtccttagggtctcctgatccctttgagaattgccgggaacgggtggcaaataaatctgtcaccggtctcactgactcccagggtgttttgcaggaatctcgggagggtatcatgggggtggtgagattgtactatgctgacttgtttcagaggaaggttttggatagagacaagatgacccaattcttggagacaactccgctccctgatactaatgatttggacttttctcctttgacagcagaattgacggtggcagaggtcaaagaggccattgataagttacatctgaagaaggcaccaggtccagatggaataacagcagaattctataagacattcagagacctcttggccccaatcctcgtggatgtttacacaaattgtctagaaagtcacctgatgcctccatccatgagagtgtcctcgctgattctgctgtctaaaggtaaagagccgagtgacatcaagaactggaggccgattgccctcttgaatgtcgacaggaagattctggcaaaaatcctgttttctaggttagtttgtctgtccccggcactgttggcaggctgtcagtatggcacagtaaaagggcggaacatctctggggcagtgatctccataagggagatgtttgagagatgtaaagccctgaggtgtgggagatatgttgtgagtcttgaccaggctaaagcctttgacagagtagatcacgagtatctatgggccactttgtcaaagtacggtattccgggacaattcatcgattggctgaagactttgtattgtgaggccgagagctttcctctgatcaatggttggcagggtgacaccttcagggttaaggcgggggtgagacaaggttgcccactgagcccgctgctgtatgtatttgccttagacccgtttctgaggtcactgcaggagtgtggttttcagggggtgccggtcccccactgcctacccctgagtgttgttgcctacgcggatgatgtgactgtagtgatatctgagcctcgtgaggtggagatgttgtctgcagccatcagaagttactcggaggcctcagggtctctggtcaaccttgagaagagtcaagctctctggatatctgattctgatccagactttgatctgctccaatttgtgagagcctcctcctatattaaaatcctaggggtcaaattcgggagggacgataacgccaaattaaattgggaagagaagttggaagccggaaatgcaaaggttcagcgatggaagaactggaggctgacctatagagaaagggttaaaatgttgaagacttacctggtccctgtctttttgtatgtctctgttgtttttcctttgccagaatctttctctgctcggctctttagcctgttcttccaaatgttctgggggaacaggttgaacctgataaaaagaggggtcacctacctacagaggagagagggtgggttggatatgctgaatccaagggtgttctttgactccatgtttctaaaagttaattttggttgcatggactcaaacagctctctgtgggcgaatagtatcagggactggatattgccttttgcagagtcttgggtgcgaggcggcagtctcaagagggggagatggacgcgtgactacctccccccgtacctggaatacgggctcagatgtctgaagagatggcgcattgagaagtcctatatagagagtaagccaaggaaggatctatacgtaagggtttgtagggctttcttctgctctccacttgccttgagggactgtgtgaccagcactttacaggaaagtcttaagttcctcaatgggaaacgactccccgcaaaattctttgacatagcttggctgtcgctccatgggaggctctttgtcaggggtaacctgaaatatctaagtgtctcagataggaactgtcctctgggttgtcagcaggaggagaccatggagcatttcatatctgactgcagggccgggaggaggatatgggaagaagtgtccagtaagctgaacatcccattactgcagaacctgacgtatcctgacatcatatatgctgtaccatccagtaacaggactgtagacagagagacaatgtacataattataacaatcattaaatattaccattggcacatgagaactagagtgtccatacacaatgagccattccaccacatcacagcagtaagacagatcatgtccgagctccagtgggtaaagtcattagagatacggaggaaccaaaataatgggaaattatggaggaatgtctctttggtttaacacagatgatgtcatgttattttattaaattttttgtgtttttccttttccagcaaatgtggactttctaagtttaatattactctgtacatactctagttgagtagtcattgtgtgtacaatgcttgttatttttgttttgcattgtaagaaattatgttaattgtaattttgtttgtttgcacaataaaaattgcctcctatatacaagaatataattactataatactgcccctatatacaagaatataactactataatactgccccctatatacaagaatataactactataatactgctcctatatacaagaatataactactataatactgcctcctttataaaagaatataactactataatactgctcctatatacaagaatataactactataatactgctcctatatacaagactataactactataatactgctcctatatacaagaatataactactataatactgctcctatatacaagaatataactactataatactgctcctatgtacaagaatataactactataatactgctcctatatacaagaatataactactataatactgcctcctatatacaagaatataactactataatactgctcctatatacaggaatataactactataatactgctcctatatacaagaatataactactataatactgctcctatatacaagaatataactactataatactgcctcctatatacaagaatataactacagttATATTACTACAATATAAGTACAGTCTTGGGCACCTATAGTCTAGATACATGATGAGATACAGttaggatacatggaggctctagtacagtCTTGGGCACCTATAGCCTAGATACAtgatgagatacggttgggatacatggaggcatgCAGGGTCCGTATGGTTTCTTCCATCTTGCTCTATGATCTCTACATGAATACGAGGACTCTCCTCTCCCAATCCTGAGGTTTGGGGGCCGGCTCTGGTGACCTGTGGGTCTATAAACCCGTGTGACAACATTTTCAGCAGACACATCCTCCTGCACGCTGTATAGTGCGGTATAGCATGACATGGCTCTGTCTGTCTGGGGCGAGGAGCTGACATGTTGCATCTGTCTGGACATTTACAAAGAACCGGTGACCCTCTCGTGTGGCCACAGCTTCTGTATGGAATGTATCCGAGACACATTCGAAACCCAGGAGGGCTACGGATTCTTCTCATGTCCCGAGTGCAGAGACAACTTCAAGACACGTCCACTGCTTCAAAGGAACCTGAGGCTGAATAACATCGTGGAGACCTTCATGACCACCCGGAGCCAGGAGGACAACGTCATACACTGCAACTACTGTGTCCACTCCATAGTGCCAGCCATGAAGACCTGCCTGAGCTGTGAGGCGTCTCTGTGCGCCCTCCACATCAAGGTTCACAACTCTTCCCTGGACCACGTGCTGACCCATCCCACCACCTTCTCCAAGGACAGAAAGTGCTCCGTCCACAACAAGATCCTGGAGTATTACTGCACCCAAGACGCCACCTGCATCTGCACATCCTGCCGACTGGACGGCGACCACATCAGCCACCCGGTGGAGACGTTACGGGTGGCATCtgagaagaagaaggaggagcgGAGAAGAGTCCTGGAGAAGCTGACCGCTAAGAAACAACAGATCGAGAACAAGATCCACATCCTGAGGGAACGTCAGCGAGATATACACGACAGAACGGTCAGCCTGATGGAACGGGCAAGCGGACTCTTCAAGGAGATCACAGACGAGGTGAAGGCTTTAGAGAAGGAGGTTCTGAGGGAGATCACCAGGCAGGACAAAGTGCTTTCACTTTCAGTTTCGGACGTGATCTCTCGGTTGGAGATCCAAAATGAGGAGCTGCTGGGACAGATTCTGGA from the Hyla sarda isolate aHylSar1 chromosome 8, aHylSar1.hap1, whole genome shotgun sequence genome contains:
- the LOC130285341 gene encoding E3 ubiquitin/ISG15 ligase TRIM25-like, which produces MALSVWGEELTCCICLDIYKEPVTLSCGHSFCMECIRDTFETQEGYGFFSCPECRDNFKTRPLLQRNLRLNNIVETFMTTRSQEDNVIHCNYCVHSIVPAMKTCLSCEASLCALHIKVHNSSLDHVLTHPTTFSKDRKCSVHNKILEYYCTQDATCICTSCRLDGDHISHPVETLRVASEKKKEERRRVLEKLTAKKQQIENKIHILRERQRDIHDRTVSLMERASGLFKEITDEVKALEKEVLREITRQDKVLSLSVSDVISRLEIQNEELLGQILECEQFCSNPDPLTVLREQAPNCDLTAGNIPLPPTRDLDEGPMSLMLRSGLGHVVHLLSEGLKRRFPQKIETSNVLLDSKTAHRKILLSADRTRASSSPTFMNYPDQPERFRSRQVLSSTRFSSGKHHWQVDLSRAQKWIVGVAYQSIERKVDGDESYVGYNDKSWGLTFRTFLSAMYNKTHRMIPLGAPPQSVGIYLDYDAGRLSFYQLQPTRHLHTFMDKFTEPLCAAFYVFEDSCIRIK